Proteins found in one Streptomyces sp. NBC_00237 genomic segment:
- a CDS encoding replication-relaxation family protein: MGGTFAAPARRSVRADLVYTAVGQDVPVLFVEVDNGTEGPPILADKIARYREFFTRRVTVSGRGTTGQQDTLLWRTVWPDPGRDGHPPLALVFTKTMGEEPMRARMRQIAELSTEHWAGTWRAAYQQGEERDGYRDYGQALPVLATTLARLTAHGPCGPIWWRYGHRGWQTLADALDNPDDYRAYRVRDDARRAAEKTRQERENARRQHEAQERAAKAARLETLRWLCPSCDERPYPAPGLVTGGPCGRCIETERVRAEEEAYWDEQKRAQRLFNWPGRK; encoded by the coding sequence GTGGGCGGGACATTCGCGGCCCCGGCCCGTCGCAGCGTGCGCGCGGACCTCGTCTACACAGCGGTGGGCCAGGACGTGCCCGTGCTGTTCGTGGAGGTCGACAACGGCACCGAAGGCCCGCCGATCCTCGCGGACAAGATCGCCCGCTACCGGGAGTTCTTCACCCGCCGGGTCACCGTGAGCGGCAGGGGGACCACGGGCCAGCAGGACACCCTGCTGTGGCGCACGGTGTGGCCCGACCCCGGCCGCGACGGACACCCGCCCCTCGCCCTGGTGTTCACCAAGACCATGGGCGAAGAACCGATGCGCGCCCGGATGCGGCAGATCGCGGAACTCTCGACAGAGCACTGGGCCGGGACGTGGCGGGCCGCCTACCAGCAGGGCGAGGAACGCGACGGCTACCGCGACTACGGCCAGGCGCTGCCTGTCCTGGCCACCACCCTGGCCCGCCTGACGGCCCACGGGCCGTGCGGGCCCATCTGGTGGCGGTACGGCCACCGAGGCTGGCAGACGCTCGCTGACGCCCTCGACAACCCCGACGACTACCGCGCCTACCGCGTACGCGACGACGCCCGCCGCGCCGCCGAGAAGACCCGCCAGGAGCGCGAGAACGCCCGTCGGCAGCACGAGGCACAGGAGCGCGCGGCAAAGGCCGCACGCCTGGAAACGCTCCGATGGCTCTGCCCGTCCTGCGACGAACGCCCCTACCCCGCCCCCGGCCTGGTCACCGGCGGCCCCTGCGGACGCTGCATCGAGACGGAGCGGGTGCGGGCGGAGGAAGAGGCGTACTGGGACGAGCAGAAACGTGCCCAGCGGCTTTTCAACTGGCCCGGACGCAAATGA
- a CDS encoding ISL3 family transposase, with translation MWVDDVFSVDDVVHVVARTRDTAVLCPDCAAPSQRVHSAYERHLADGPVGDQPVRIDLSVRRLYCENTACPRRTFVEQVDGLTVRYGRQTPAFRRVLEAVAVALAGRCGARFATILHSVVSRMTLLRLVMAMPDPSWTVPKVLGVDDFATRRGQHYGTVLIDCETSQPLDLLPGRDATTLAVWLRAHPGSEIICRDRAGSYADGARTGAPHAIQVADPFHLLQNLGTAVERCVRQHNACLKTPEADENGIVHIPFAEPEHTTKEMSPIEARLRQRHAIIHSLLDQGHGIREIARELHMGGNTVRKAARAETPEQILNGRHQPRPSQLDPFKDHLDRRWAEGQTNAILLHQELKELGYPGSYQIISDYLRPRRRQRIRIVGPAQPGVRQVTGWMMRNPDHLRDDEREQFTGVLARCPELTAAERLVRSFAEMLATRSGQHLKDWTVAVQAENLPGLHTFAHGLEKDWDAVLQGLTTRWNSGPVEGRVNHIKMIKRQMFGRAKLPLLRKRVLLTAARPQARPVTAGEAR, from the coding sequence GTGTGGGTGGACGACGTCTTCTCTGTGGACGACGTGGTTCATGTGGTGGCCAGAACCCGGGATACCGCTGTGTTGTGCCCGGACTGCGCGGCACCGTCTCAGCGGGTGCACAGTGCCTACGAGCGGCATCTTGCCGACGGCCCGGTGGGGGATCAGCCGGTACGGATCGACCTGTCTGTCCGGCGGTTGTACTGCGAGAACACCGCCTGCCCGCGCCGTACGTTTGTCGAGCAGGTCGACGGGCTCACCGTGCGCTACGGCAGGCAGACCCCGGCCTTCCGCCGGGTACTGGAGGCGGTGGCCGTCGCTCTCGCCGGCCGTTGCGGTGCTCGCTTCGCGACGATCCTGCACAGTGTGGTCAGCCGTATGACGCTGCTCAGGTTGGTGATGGCCATGCCCGATCCGTCCTGGACGGTGCCGAAAGTGCTGGGGGTCGACGACTTTGCCACGCGCAGAGGACAGCACTACGGCACGGTTCTGATCGACTGCGAGACCAGCCAGCCCTTGGACCTGCTTCCCGGGCGGGACGCGACGACGCTGGCCGTCTGGCTGCGCGCCCATCCCGGCTCGGAGATCATCTGCCGGGATCGGGCGGGCTCCTACGCCGACGGTGCCCGCACCGGGGCACCCCACGCAATCCAGGTCGCTGACCCCTTCCACTTGCTCCAGAACCTTGGCACTGCGGTCGAACGCTGCGTGCGCCAGCACAACGCCTGCCTCAAAACGCCCGAGGCCGACGAGAACGGCATCGTGCACATCCCCTTCGCCGAGCCGGAGCACACGACGAAGGAGATGTCGCCCATCGAGGCCCGGCTACGGCAGCGCCATGCGATCATTCACTCCCTTCTCGACCAGGGGCACGGCATCCGGGAGATCGCCCGCGAACTGCATATGGGCGGCAACACCGTCCGCAAGGCCGCCCGTGCCGAGACGCCTGAGCAGATACTCAACGGCCGTCACCAGCCCCGCCCGAGCCAACTCGACCCGTTCAAAGACCACCTCGACCGGCGCTGGGCCGAGGGCCAGACCAACGCCATCCTGTTGCACCAGGAACTGAAGGAACTCGGCTACCCGGGCAGCTACCAGATCATCAGCGACTACCTCAGGCCCCGCCGCCGACAGCGCATCCGCATCGTCGGCCCGGCACAGCCAGGGGTTCGCCAGGTCACGGGCTGGATGATGCGCAACCCTGACCACCTGCGGGACGACGAGCGAGAACAGTTCACCGGCGTCCTCGCACGCTGCCCTGAGCTGACCGCCGCCGAACGGCTCGTCCGCTCCTTCGCCGAAATGCTCGCCACACGCTCCGGCCAGCACCTCAAGGACTGGACCGTCGCCGTTCAGGCCGAAAACCTTCCGGGCCTGCACACCTTCGCGCACGGCCTGGAGAAAGACTGGGACGCCGTACTCCAAGGGCTGACCACCCGCTGGAACTCTGGACCCGTCGAAGGCCGCGTCAACCACATCAAGATGATTAAGCGCCAGATGTTCGGCAGGGCGAAACTGCCCCTCCTTCGCAAACGCGTCCTCCTCACCGCCGCTCGTCCGCAAGCACGTCCCGTAACCGCCGGGGAGGCCCGGTGA